Part of the Citrus sinensis cultivar Valencia sweet orange chromosome 2, DVS_A1.0, whole genome shotgun sequence genome, CAAATTTGActatatttgttaattattatcatggccaatatatataaaacaattttGTTCGCAGTCCTTAGTAATTTACTATAAAGTCACAGACTCACAGATTGATCAATTGCCACAACCTTAATACGATTGATATCCATGTTCAAcaattgttttactttttagaaattattacCAAATGAAAGTAATAAAGTGTAAATAGTACCtattaaatgaattacacacacacacacacaaaacaCTTAATCAACGATgtcacattaaaatttaaacactGTTTGGACAGATCATTTACGTGTTTTGCTCTTTGAAACTcagaataaaacaaaacacgTAATATATTAATGTGATAGCGATGATTACTAGCATAGCACACCacattatgtatttatttgatCAGACTATTTGCCATCAAAACtatcaataaagaaaattgttaGGGGGCACAGCAAAGTCACCGACACAACACACACGAAAAATAGGGATGATAATTGTACCTACAAATATGTCCAAATCCGCCCGTCAAAACTTATCCGCTGCGGGTAATTTTATCTGTTGcgggcgggtttagtattataaactAAAACCCGCAAATGGATACGAGTGAGTTTAGTATTAACCTTATATTCGGCGGATACTCGCATGGATATCCATCAAACTcgcaatattttttctaaatatttttaatttaattttaatctaaaaaatatataaagaaaataatgtaattattcaaattaccAAACAATAAAAGGCTTAAAATTATGTATGTGTGTACATGTCCCATCTCCCATTCTAAAGTCATGAcataaagaaaactaaaggcattttCTCTTTGACTTAACCGCACACCTATCTGACCATCTCTCATCTCTGTCTTCATTCAatcattcttttcttcttcagcCTTGAGTTTGTTATACATTacaaatctattatatttttgtatgtactatttttctttaacttaatacatgaattatttcattattataatttttttctccgaattagtatttaaaaatattaatattaattattattctagGAATTGTGTTGGATGagtgcttatggtggtgaatgaaatgaagatcttctcttggagcttattttaaatgataatataaaatgtaattattatttttaagtactagtttgtgttttttaaatggatttgtataatttatacttaaatttaagaatttgtgttggattgatattaaaattttaattttttcatttatattagttaaatataaaattgagtatgttatatagaatttgaggttattattataaatttatatattaaatatttataattttaaatacaaaaatttataaaaaattcaccGAATATCATTGTAGATTtgataattatcaaaatttactataaattatgagtgaatttaataatttaaattttatacgGGTTTAAATTTGGTAATCACATACTGCAGGGGTGCCATTAGCATCCCTAATGAGAAATATCTAATCGTATCTTTCAATTTGGAAGTAGGTTGCTTTAAAAAGACATCTCTAGCTAGCAACGAAGGACGAAAGTAGAAGAAGGTCACGAGTCATGACATGACAGCGGCACAGGCGCTGTGGGACCACAGACCAAAATGTTTAATATGTAAAACTAGAGGGGCCaaattatatttcaataaaatagtAGGGCCCGCCATTGCAGGGACACTCGCGCACTTGTGAGCTGTGAGAGGCCACAGTTTCACTCGTCGCCAcctttatatattgtatgatgAATTTATCCATGCTCCGTTACTACTTACTACTTTTCAGAAATAATTGtcgttaaaattttttttttcttcattgttataataattggtcgattttaaaaacattaaatgTGAAAAGTTTTACAGTATCAGCCGAAGGATGACGCGGGCTTTACTATAAAAGACAATCTTTTGCGTTAATCATTTTGGATACTTCTGCTTAATAAAATCCCCGAAATCCCATAAAAGTATCCCTGTAAATATGGAAAAACGTTTTTGAACGTTAAGCTGGATTCGATGACGAGTCATCCTAAACTTATCCAAATGCAACAGCTTGTATCTTAAAATGCTGATGTGCTTTAAAGGTGTCTATAAATAGCAACCGTGATTTCTCCACATCCCAAGTTGACTACTGCTCTCATCAATTGAGTCTCTCTTTCAAACACTTCGTTTTGATTTAGCattagtgtgtgtgtgtgtgtgtggaaGATGGGTACAAGGACTGAGGGCTTACTTGGAAAGCTGATATGTGTGCTACTATCATGTTTAATGGTGATGGCAGCTGCCTCATCGAGAGCAACAATAATGGGGAAGGTGTCAAACACCAAATTCCACCATCACAGTGAGCGGCTCAGGCGAAATTTGCTTGCAAATGGCCTTGGAAAATCCCCTCCAATGGGGTTTGTATTaacctttttgttttgttaattttctttcagtaTAAATTGGTTCAGTTTGGCTGATGATGTcgctttattattttgcagGTGGAATAGTTGGAATCACTTCTGGTGTGATATTAATGAAGATATTGTGAAAGCAGCAGGTTAAGCTAATATTCattgttttttccttttttttctatcttgGTTCATTTTACATCAAACATGTATTAAAGCTGCAACAGTACTGgtactgattttttatttgcttggtTGGTAATAGCTGATGCTTTGGTTTCAAGTGGTCTGTCCAAGCTTGGATATGAATACGTGAATATCGGTACACTgcaatcatatttttttattcaatcttTATTCTACATCTGCTGTTTTTATCGTTATTGACGGAAATGGCTAACTGAAGACTGTAACATCCTTGATTCTTAGATGATTGTTGGGGTGAACAAGTTCGCGATGAGAATGTACGATGTGTCTCTATCTATTCTGGTTCTCTAAtgtttgaattagaaaatgaagtgGTTCATAACAAATTGTGTATGTTGCAGGGCAATTTGCAAGCTAAGAACGCTACATTTCCATCCGGCATCAAAGCTCTGGCTGACTATGTTCACAGCAAGGGGCTTAAGCTTGGGATATACTCAAGTGCAGGGTAACACACATATATGCTGTTGAAACTTGAGCGTTCCTTTTATCAGAGCAACTAAAGCACACAGATGAATTTCCATCTATTTTGTAGGTATTATACTTGTAGCAAACAAATGCCAGGTTCACTTGGTTACGAGGAGCAAGATGCTAAGACCTTTGCCTTATGGGTATGAATGtctagtttttattttctgtttggAATTCAACTGTCTTAGTCGCTGCCACTGGTGAgaaaatgttataattaaaCTCTTTGTGCAGGGTGTCGATTATTTGAAGTATGATAACTGCTACACTGATGGCTCAAAGCCAATGGACaggtaattaaataataactataAAACAAAACTCTTATACTTTCCGTCTTAATTTATGCATTCAGATACAAAAAGTCACATCACCTTGCTTATGCAGATACCCTATAATGACCCGAGCTTTGATGAAGGCTGGCCGCCCAATTTATTACTCTCTATGTGAATGGTAATAATGTTTTACCTCTGCAGTCAAGTCGCCACCcaaatcttctttttgttcatcACATTCTTTTTTCCTAAACAGGGGAGACATGCACCCAGCTCTGTGGGGTTTTCAAGTAGGAAATAGTTGGAGAACTACCGGTGACATTACCGACACATTCGAAAGGTGCACATTTACATTcagaatcaaaatattttgaggTTGGTTGACCTATCCAAGTTATTATTACCTTGTTTCTTTTGACAGCGTGATGTCCAGAGCAGATGCGAATGAAGTCTATGCTGACTATGCAAGGCCTGGTGGTTGGAATGGTTAGAATTACGAAATTATGTCAAATCTTTCACCAATGCAGAactaaatttaacaaaatgttTACCTTTCATGAGACGTTTTTTCTGTGTTTCATCACATTTGAAAAGATCCGGACATGCTTGAGGTTGGAAATGGAGGAATGACAAAAGATGAATATATCATACACTTTAGTTTGTGGGCAATTTCCAAGGTATGGATCGTTGTAATTGGAATCATCTGTTTCATGAATGACTGCATGTTCTGATGGCTTTGATTGGTACTACAGGCTCCCCTTCTTCTTGGCTGTGATGTGAGAAATTTGACCAAAGATACCATGGATATTATCGGCAATAAAGAAGTCATAGCAATTAACCAAGGTAAGTAGATTATATCAATTCCTGACActgcataaattaattagagttCTTAAAATGTTGAATCATATTATCACATATCGCAGATCCGCTTGGTGTCCAAGCAAAGAAGGTTCGGACTGATGTTGAGGTAAAATATCCAGCTGAAAAAGCGAGCAGACTATACTTTTGAATGTTCTTGTTCATACTCCCTTATAGAATCACGAACAAACTATCATTTGTGTTTTTGCCTCAACAGATTTGGACGGCACCTCTTTCAGGCTATAGGTTTGCTGTACTTATAGTCAACCGAGATCAATGGCCTGCTAATGTCACAACACACCTGGAAGACTTTGGAATCCCCCCCAAAACTTCTGTCACAGCAAGAGATCTTTGGGAGGTATTATTCACAAACGAGCCTTATGATATtcatactttcatttttttggtttgccGCATGGAATTTGATTAGCATTTGTGGTACTTCTcctaatatatacatatatatgttgtTTTATGCAGCATAAAACATTGGAAACGCCATTGGTGGGGAATTTATCAGCCAACTTGGATCCTCATACATGCAAGATGTACCTGTTGCAGCCGATTTCTTAAGATGTCAAGTTCATTACACGGCTTTTGTGTTGGCTAGGAGTTTTTAGGAATGCAATTGGTGTCTTTTAGTCTAGAATAATTAGTGATAATTGGAAGATATTTATGATGTAATTGGTCTCTTCTGGTTTTATGGCAATTTGGAAGAAGCAAGGTCTCCGCTTTATGTTCAGATATATTGTTTCTGTCATTCTGCCTGCTTCACAATCTTTATGTAACGAAcatgattgaatttgattagaGCTAAAAAGTGagaaaactttaattttaccCAAAAGGGTGACCGGGTGAGGGACCTTTTGGACCaaatggaaaaaatatattcttatttGTGAAATCAATAAACATACAAGGACCTCAGACTGCGAAAAGTTATAAATACCGAAAAGTGTAGAGAGATTAGCAGCATTGGTTTCCATATTTGAAGGGAAACATGAACTCAGTGAGAGTGTGGGGATTTAGTAACGAAACCCATCACCTTCAACTTCTCAATCAATTATCAAATCCAGCATTTCAATTTTGGGCTTCTAATTCACTGACAGTCTTTCCCAATAGCAAAAGTGAGTGCTTCTCAGTTATAACGACAGCGAAGAAGGGGCCTCGGCTTCAGCCAATCCATGCTGCTGCTAGTGAAGATGGTGGCAGAAGCAGTAGCGgtagaaataaaagaaacgaaGTCGTGGATGCTAAGGGTTCAGGAACGTCGGCGAGAGGGAGGAGGCTGCTGAAGGTTCGGGAAGAGAAGAGGAGGCGAGAACACGATAGGCTTCACAATTATCCTTCATGGGCTAAGTTAGttactccttttttttcttttttggggaGAGttagttacttttttttaatgtttgtctTCTATGTGTTTGAATTATTACCTCAGTGAATGCCACCTTTTGTCTaactatttatatattatgctGCAGGGTCCTTGAAGATGCCTGCAAAGATGATGAGGAGCTCCGAGCAGTTCTTGGCGACAGCATTGGCAACCCTGAACTTATGAGAAAACGAGTCAGTACTTAAGTAAAGGTTTATTTGTTtatgattttagattttttccCCCTATTATATGTCTATCGAAATGCATCCGAGTGGGCAATAAGCTGTCAATGATTTTTCCCGGATAAAATTTTGGTGTCCATTATGTTGATTTTGTGTCCACCGGCTCCTATGCATAATGTATTTGTgaggtgaaattgtaatgtATTTGGCAAACATGCTGCAGGTTGAAGAACGAGTTAGAAAGAAGGGTAGAAACTTCAATAAGTCGAAAACTGGCTCTGTCCTTGCATTCAAAGTCAGCTTTAGAGAGTAATATACCTCCTACTTTACTTGAAGTTTCCTGCCAAGGGTTTAATAAACTTACTCATCAGCTGGTTGAATTTGTTAACAAGTTTTTTGGTGTTCTTGTATGTACTATTTGTTGATATACCTTACCtttcataatattgattttctaCTTTAACTGCACAGATTTAACCCCCTGGATTCTTACATATGGTTTGAACTATATGGATCACCATCTGATCGGGACGTTGATCTTATTGGTAGTGTAAGTGTTTCATAGAAGATTCTCCTTTTAGTTTGTCATGGTGACAATGGATTCTCCTTTGATGTCAGGAATGCTCTCTGTTTAATTACTACATTTGCTGCTTGTACCTTTCATttgttctttatctttttttgtgGATCATGATATTACAGGTTATCCAGTCATGGTATGTTATGGGGCGATTGGGagcctttaattcttctaatcTGCAGGTTTGCTCCTATTTCTCTGTGTCTTATTTTCTTAACTATTGTGTGGTTATTGCGCTTTTGGATGGGCTAAGGTTCGAATATTGGCTaggtattttaagaaaaaggaaTATTTCACACACTTCCTTGTTTGGGAGGAAATTATGGGTTATCTACTTGTACTTATTACTGCAGGAGGAAATTTTTTGCATGCATTCGATTTTTTTAGGCAAGTCGTTTGGTAAAATATCttcataattgaaatataCGACCAATTATCCCTTCTCTTCATTATTGATCCTAGAAAGGTTCATGTTTTATAGAAATATCCTATGCAGCATAATAAAAACTTTGGCCGAAAAAATATGAAACgtaaagaaaagtaaaaatagaaaatgataaaagaatattGATCGGTCCTTATGGTTGATTATTAAATACTTTGAGAATATGTAATGTGtaacaaaagaaagattttCATGTGGTATTATTCTTGACAAATAGATGACTTAATTTGAGATTGAAAATTCTTTTCCCTTAATGTTAgctgatttatttaatttatgctGAGCAAGAAAACTGATATCATGTTTGACTGTTTGTGACAGTTGGCAAACTCATCAATAGAGTACAATCCCCTATATGACGCAGAAAAGGGCTTTTCCGTTATGCCATCTTCATTTCATGATATCAGTGATGTTGAGTTCCAGGATAATTGGGGCCGTGTTTGGTACGAGTTCAAGAACTCAAAACTGCATATTTGCTTTTGCATTCTATTCAATTGGAGAAGTCTGATTTCTGAAGTATACATATCCTTTTACAGGGTCGATCTGGGCACATCGGATTTTTTTGCTGTTGATGTCCTCCTCAACTGTTTGACAGTACTGAGTTCAGAGTAAGCCTTATGGATATGATGTTACCATTATATTATATCTATGTGCCGGGGATAGATCATTGTTCATCTTTGTACTTAGctggtttttcctttttgttcatcCAAATCGCAGATATTTAGGCATTCAACAGATAGTATTTGGTGGCCGTCGCATGGGTGATTGGGAAGAAGGCATGACAAGCTCTGAGTTTGGATACAAGTATTTCAAGatctaaaataaatgtggAGCTGGGCTCTTCTGTTACATTCTGCCTGCCATGTATATATTTTCCTAATTTATTGTATTTCATTTACCATTTCATAATAATCTGTCTTTTTAGATTTAGTAATTTCACGTGTTTGGTATTCCACTTGCTAAATGCGCATCCTACaaatgcccaaaaaaaaataaaaaaattagagaatcaattattaaaaaaaatgagaattttcaAGATAAAATGCAAATCACAGCTCAGTTGGTTGGCCTTTTGCAATGGAAGCGAAACAGTCAAGGGTTCCAGCaacacatttaatttaagaatagAGAAGAATTGAGGGGCAGGATAACAGTGGTTGGGGGGCAATAAAGGAAGAGAAAAGGGAAAATGCCTTTTGATACCAGTGTTAGGATCCTCTAGAATCTAGAATCCAATGTTAAGATCAAACATCCAAGAGCAAAAAGggtataataaaataatgaccAACACTGAGTTATTCACCTGGGGTTTAATAGCACCGTGTTTATTACTACTGTTATGTACCTTAATACAGGTTCTCTATTTGACATTAAAGTTGCGAGACCCCAGTTTTTTTAATCTGTTGTAAGTTGGAAATTGATTGTTAGAAGTAGACAATGTATAACTCTTTCAATTGTAGAGCCCTTATGGTAGTTAAAATATAACTCCATTATCAAAGCACCATAATATCCATATTCAGGGCATACAATAGCTTTGGAGGAAGATGATCATCAACGCATTTGCCCCAAACCGGCATAGCATACATTGTGTTATAGCATTAGCTTTTTCTGTCAGTCACTACCCAGCCATAGTGTGATTACTGATTACATACTACTACATAGTCTCTGAACATCATTAAGCTCAGAAGAGCTCAGCTTTGCTCTATTTCAGGACTCAAACAAATTTGTATATGTatgataaaaacaataattagcTCAATACACACCAAAAGTTACACGTGATGAGCTGCACATGGGGTTAGAATGCAATGAAGTGGGTAAATTCTTCTTTGCCAAGCATGTACCGAGTTGACAGTTGCCAAAACTGTACAGCAACCAGCAGCAGCTTCTATTAGCCTTTGGTTCCAGTTAACTTATAGAATCAAGTAATTGTTAATGCCTCTATTACCATGTACATGGAGGACCAAGGCCATACAAAGACATTAAGCTACTGGCTCTTGTATGCAGACAGTTCAGTACTTGCACACTTTCTATCAAAGCAACGTATGACTTCAATCCATGCAATGGCAAAAAAACTCGTTTCTACTTGGTATGAGTCATCACTCATGAAACATCCTGAAGCGCTAAATTCAATTCTTGAGCGGATTTCGCAACGGAACCACCTCTTCTACAGGAAAAAATGGagacttaaaaattaaaaattaaaaattaaaaagagggAGAAATAAAGAGCAGTTATTCAAGCTAAATTAATTGTTACCAACCTCATAAGAGTAGGCAAGCAGCATTTGACTTTTTCCAGCTCTATAAAGCAGCGATTGCAACGTTCGATTCTAGAGTACCAAGCAACCATATCATCTCAGTTAAATCAATGTTATCCTATTTATCAGTGAAGCTAAGACATTAACGATGAGATAAATATGGACAAACCTTTGTTCTGCCTCAATATCAACACCAACAGAAGTTGATGCTGATATTGCTGAGTAAATCATCGAACCAAATGTTCTGACAAGCTTTAGCAGAATGTCCAAGGAGATGCTTAAATGCCTGAATAGGAGCAAACAGGCAATAAGCTGGCACCTCAATCACAAAATTGTGGATGCAAAACAATTTAAGAATGATGGtagtttattttgaaattgggTAATGACAAGATATAGAACACACCCTAAATTATGATTCAGATTAAATATACTTGTACTTGAGCAGTTTCGTAGCTTTTAGAACTTAGATATTAATGGTTGGACTGCTGCCTATAAACTTAACTATTAGATAGAGGGATTAAATTAGCAAAGATGACAGAGCCAAAAGAACCAGATGGTCTTATGCCAGAATCTCCTACTGTACCAACTGAATTATGATTTGGACCGTTGCCTATAAGCTTGATTATTAGATTTGAGGGATTATTCAGCATGATATCAGAACCAAAATAACCAAATGTCTGTGGTTGTGATTAGTTGATCCACATGCCTAGCATGTCATGTCAGGTGTATTAAAGCTTAAGAAATAATGATGCttttacaagtttaatttGTTGGGTTGAGTGATGATTTGAGAACTATCATTTCTTTGTCAATCCTTAGGACCTTCTTCCTTCACTTCCTTAGAGTATTTCTAGTCAAACTCCTAAATATCCAATTTCCCTTCTTCTATACAAGAAAGTTTTTAGTTTATCGAAAAATGATCCTTAAATGTAGCAAAGGGCTCAAGGAAGAAATGAATAGTAATCTATGTTATTTATCAACGATGCACCCACGTGGAAACCAAAATGGCTtggcattaaaaaataaaataaagaagaaaaagagagagaaaaatgcaCACTCCCAAGTGCAGAATCTCCTATTATGATAAATACCACAATCTCCTTACCTATCCATGTCACTTTCAAGAAGGCCTGTCAGAAGAGGGAGGAGACAAGAGCAAATATCCAATGTgacaatttcaattttctctgCGACAATGCTCATTACATCAGCAAGGACCTGCAGTTTACAGCatacaaaaaacaaatgaCAGAGGCCCCTCGAATTTGAATTTAGAAACATTACTTTATTTTCAACTGCAATATATTTAAAGATGGagaaatatattaatgaaCACCAAGCTCTTACAGTGTGATCAGCCATCTTTTGCATAGCACTAATGGCACCCTTAACATCATTCCTTTCCCAATATCTGTAGACTGCCTGCAAAATATTATGCAAGGATCAgctatattttgatattaacaaTAGGATAtaacaaattcaaaagatGGTGGAACAAGCTAAAAGAAGACCACATGCCGCCTTTTCTTGTACCTTAAACATTAAGCAAACCACAAGTCATTGatcaagaaaattttcacacgAGCAAGAACTTCAACAGTCCAGTTAAGCAGGAAGaagtaaaatattgaatatttgAGGTAAAAGTGTATAGGTAATTTgatattcaagaaaaataaaataaagcatgCAAAAGTTTTCCCTAAAAGAATTCTATAGCAGAAATTCAGATAGAACTTAATTGATTTggataactaaaaattttccATGGACAAAGAAAGATGTCAAATAGGTATGATGCATgtagatttttcaaattgggataaaaaaatgaaaaagtgtAGTATGCAACTCTTAACAAAGTACTTTGAATGAAACACCATCACATAAAAATACGAGACTACAGAAACTAAATAGagttcataaaaaattagaaggatCTAAAAAAGCCAGGTATTTGTCAACAATACgtcattcaaaatttttttgtcgAATGACACCCATGCAGGATACATCAGAATCTCACAAAGATTTAACCATTATCTCAAGGAATTCAAAGCTTCTCATCGGCGTAATACTTTTTTAATCATCCATGCCTTGAGTGAACCACAGAGTTTCAGGTAATCTATAAGTCtaactatatttaaaattacctGTAACTTAGCTAAACGAGACTGCATAGAGCTCACAAACTGACTGTGCTGTTCCATCACATCTGCAGTAGCATCCTCATCACTAACAGAAGCTGTCTCTTTTTCAGCAGATGAAGAATATCCCCTTTGTTTaaacttcataaaattaagagataaaaatcacaaattaaCACATAAACAAGGAATTTAAAAGTTCACTTTCCtctgaaaaaaataactatttgCATAAGGCAAATATTTTAGGTGGTGTGCTCTTCAGAATACTGtaactcaaattttaaaaagatttaacggaaatatatttaataaataagtacaGAACTTAAATTGCATTCATACCGCATTAAAAGGGGGCATGCTTACAGTAGAAACTGTCCCAGAAGAAATGCTGGAAGTAGGTCCATCATAATTCGGAGAACTTCCTCTTTTCTCCCAATTTATGACAAGTGAATGCATTCTTCCTAATTGAAAATTGAGCTAGGCATCAATGGACTACTTACCAATATGAAGAATGAACGAGGAAGAGTTATACCTCTTTTTTGGCTTTCCATAGCATATCCATCTCTGTTTGATTTGTGCCCCAGACTATCATCTGGAATAAACAATTGTCGTTTGATAATCAAGAGTTCAACATTTCAttccaaataaaaatgtattaaaatgatataaatacGTACATGCTATCAAAGAAAGGTTACCAATCATCACACATCTAAAATATGAACTACAAACCACAAACCAAGCAGAagaaaaaatggcaaaaaatATTGGGTAAAAATTGCACTTATTTTATAGCCTCAAGTGTGAACAGAAACTATGAGCTTGGGTAGTTAAATGGGAAAGGAAAACAGTACAAGTAGTTTAAAAGTATACTTGTACTGTTTAAAATACGTACATCTTTCATCCTCGTAGCTGGCAGGCGACTCTGACATTGACATTGTTCCACTCTTACCAGATACTGTAAAAATATCCTCCTTAGAGTTCCTTTCCGTGACAGAAACTCCCTGGATGGAGCCTTTAATTGCAGCAAAGGTATTCCTATCTGCAACACTGCTCACTTCAGTAGCTTTAGAGCCTGTGTTTTCACAGAGAACAGAGACAGCTGGCTGGTCAACCTCATCTCCACTGTTCTGGAACTTTCGAGAATCAGTTGCCTTTGACTGCAATGAAAATGGCATTGTTCTTCCAATAACATCAATGTCTTTTCTGGACTCCACTGCCTGCTCAAATCTTGTATTTGTTCTAGGGACAATTACTGGAACAATATCTGACTTGTTCAAGATCGGAACATTGGATGCTGTGTTAGCCCTAGTAGAAGTCCTCTTTGAGACAACTGCAGTTGAATTGACCACACTCGTCTTTGAACCCATGTTTAAATTGACCCTTTGTGGAGTACCAGGTACACTTCCTGTGGCTTCAATCACCACACAGAACCAGGAATGAGATATGTTTCTCACATTAAGGACTTATGCATAAAGTTTAAGCAAATACTGTAATAGAggtgaaaataagaaaaaggatgaaagaaaattaaaagacaaaaaaaatctaaaatcatcataaactaaaaaaatataaaataacatacaTGACAGAACTTTTGACTCCTTAGCAGGTTCTGAATTTTGAGAAACTGACAATCTTCCAAGAGTTTTTGTTTCCTTCAACAAGGGATCTGAATTTTGTGAAACTGACAATCTCCCAAGAGACTTTGTTTCCTTCACCAAAGGATCTGAATTTTGTGAAACAGATAACTTTCCCAGACTAGCCTTTGCAGAGTTCTCATTCAAGACTGATAAATTCCCACTTGCACTAGACTTAGATTCTGAAAGCCCATTTACTCGGGTGACGCTACCAATTGTATATGGCTCTATCCGCTGAACATCAGTTACATATTAGAAGCAAAA contains:
- the LOC102611429 gene encoding alpha-galactosidase 1-like, giving the protein MGTRTEGLLGKLICVLLSCLMVMAAASSRATIMGKVSNTKFHHHSERLRRNLLANGLGKSPPMGWNSWNHFWCDINEDIVKAAADALVSSGLSKLGYEYVNIDDCWGEQVRDENGNLQAKNATFPSGIKALADYVHSKGLKLGIYSSAGYYTCSKQMPGSLGYEEQDAKTFALWGVDYLKYDNCYTDGSKPMDRYPIMTRALMKAGRPIYYSLCEWGDMHPALWGFQVGNSWRTTGDITDTFESVMSRADANEVYADYARPGGWNDPDMLEVGNGGMTKDEYIIHFSLWAISKAPLLLGCDVRNLTKDTMDIIGNKEVIAINQDPLGVQAKKVRTDVEIWTAPLSGYRFAVLIVNRDQWPANVTTHLEDFGIPPKTSVTARDLWEHKTLETPLVGNLSANLDPHTCKMYLLQPIS
- the LOC102611141 gene encoding uncharacterized protein LOC102611141 codes for the protein MNSVRVWGFSNETHHLQLLNQLSNPAFQFWASNSLTVFPNSKSECFSVITTAKKGPRLQPIHAAASEDGGRSSSGRNKRNEVVDAKGSGTSARGRRLLKVREEKRRREHDRLHNYPSWAKVLEDACKDDEELRAVLGDSIGNPELMRKRVEERVRKKGRNFNKSKTGSVLAFKVSFREFNPLDSYIWFELYGSPSDRDVDLIGSVIQSWYVMGRLGAFNSSNLQLANSSIEYNPLYDAEKGFSVMPSSFHDISDVEFQDNWGRVWVDLGTSDFFAVDVLLNCLTVLSSEYLGIQQIVFGGRRMGDWEEGMTSSEFGYKYFKI